A genomic window from Winogradskyella sp. J14-2 includes:
- a CDS encoding methionine aminotransferase, whose product MKHQSKLPNVGTTIFTVMSALANEYKALNLSQGFPNYPSPQQLNDLVAKAMYKGYNQYAPMPGNLDLRLAIANKFQQLYNTSYHPDTEITVTAGATQAIYTIISAFVKPNDEVIIFKPAYDCYQPAIEVNGGKTISIQLSAPGYSVNWEEVASKISSKTKMIIINTPHNPSGTIWSEEDMLRLEKLTKNTDIIVLSDEVYEHIVFDNEQHHSACKFPDLKARSFITASFGKTFHNTGWKIGYCCAPKDLMNEFRKVHQFNVFSVNHPAQKGIADYMTDAETYLSLNAFFQQKRDLFLNLIAESRFKFTPSKGTYFQVLDYSEITDEYDVDFAKRLTKEFKIASIPLSVFNENNKDDKVLRFCFAKTDETLVKAAEVLNRI is encoded by the coding sequence ATAAAACACCAATCTAAACTACCCAATGTAGGCACTACCATTTTTACGGTGATGAGTGCATTGGCCAACGAATATAAAGCCTTAAACCTATCGCAAGGTTTCCCAAATTATCCTAGTCCACAACAATTAAATGACTTGGTTGCCAAGGCAATGTACAAAGGTTACAACCAGTACGCACCAATGCCTGGCAACTTGGATTTGCGCTTGGCCATTGCGAATAAATTCCAACAACTTTACAACACAAGTTATCATCCAGATACCGAAATCACAGTTACTGCTGGTGCAACACAAGCTATCTATACAATCATTTCGGCTTTTGTAAAACCAAATGATGAAGTCATCATTTTTAAACCTGCTTACGATTGTTATCAACCTGCCATTGAAGTTAATGGCGGAAAGACGATTTCTATTCAATTATCTGCACCAGGCTATAGCGTGAATTGGGAAGAAGTGGCTTCAAAAATTTCGTCTAAAACCAAGATGATAATCATCAATACACCTCATAATCCTAGTGGTACCATTTGGTCTGAAGAGGATATGCTTCGGCTTGAAAAATTAACCAAAAACACCGACATCATCGTTTTAAGTGACGAAGTTTACGAGCATATTGTTTTTGATAACGAACAGCACCACAGTGCTTGCAAGTTTCCAGATTTAAAAGCACGAAGTTTTATTACAGCTTCCTTTGGCAAAACATTTCATAATACAGGTTGGAAAATAGGCTACTGTTGCGCACCTAAAGATTTAATGAACGAGTTTAGAAAAGTACACCAATTCAATGTGTTTTCTGTAAATCATCCTGCTCAAAAAGGCATTGCAGATTATATGACTGATGCTGAAACTTATCTTAGTTTGAACGCTTTCTTTCAGCAAAAACGTGATTTATTTTTGAATTTAATTGCAGAATCTCGTTTTAAATTCACACCATCAAAAGGTACGTATTTTCAGGTGTTAGATTATTCTGAAATTACCGATGAATACGATGTAGATTTTGCCAAACGGCTTACTAAAGAATTTAAAATAGCTTCGATTCCGCTTTCAGTATTTAATGAAAATAACAAAGATGACAAAGTGCTTCGATTTTGCTTTGCCAAAACTGATGAAACTTTAGTAAAAGCAGCAGAAGTGCTAAACAGAATATAA
- a CDS encoding amidohydrolase has translation MTNDKLNVALVQTTLAWENPKANRTHIENKVGSITADLIVLPEMFSSGFTMNASSVAETMVGETITWLKKLSKTKNTAIVGSLVIIENNNYYNRLIFVEPNGNLTTYDKRHTFTLAGEHKVYTAGSKKIIIDYKGFKICPLVCYDLRFPVWARNSEDYDVLIFVANWPKVRITAWDTLLKARAIENMSYCIGVNRVGLDGNNYEYSGHSAAYDVLGNRMDSIPESTETVEIVTLEKSHITKYRERLGFLKDRDTFSLEV, from the coding sequence ATGACAAATGACAAACTTAACGTTGCATTAGTGCAAACCACCTTAGCTTGGGAAAACCCAAAAGCTAACAGAACACATATAGAAAATAAGGTCGGCTCCATTACAGCTGACCTTATTGTTTTACCAGAAATGTTTAGCTCTGGTTTTACAATGAATGCCTCTAGTGTAGCTGAAACCATGGTTGGTGAAACAATTACCTGGCTAAAAAAATTATCTAAAACCAAAAATACTGCAATCGTTGGCAGTTTAGTAATTATCGAAAACAATAATTACTATAATCGCTTAATATTTGTAGAGCCAAACGGCAACTTAACCACTTACGATAAGCGACATACATTTACTTTGGCTGGTGAACACAAAGTATACACAGCTGGGTCTAAAAAAATAATTATAGATTACAAAGGTTTTAAAATTTGCCCCTTAGTCTGTTACGATTTACGCTTCCCAGTTTGGGCAAGAAATTCTGAAGACTATGATGTACTTATCTTTGTGGCTAACTGGCCAAAGGTACGCATTACTGCTTGGGACACACTCCTTAAAGCACGCGCCATAGAAAACATGAGTTATTGTATTGGTGTAAATCGTGTTGGCTTAGATGGCAATAATTACGAGTATTCTGGGCATTCAGCAGCCTATGACGTTCTGGGAAACCGTATGGATTCAATACCTGAAAGCACAGAAACTGTTGAAATCGTTACTTTAGAAAAATCTCATATTACCAAATACCGAGAAAGACTTGGCTTCTTAAAAGACAGAGATACTTTTAGTCTAGAAGTGTAA
- a CDS encoding Ig-like domain-containing protein, protein MRSYLTQILGIATLALVIASCANRGSPSGGEEDTEPPIITDESPKNFSTNFNGNKIRITFNEYIKIKDLRKQLIISPPMDTDPIIYPMGGASKYISIEIKDTLMPNTTYAFNFGESIVDNNEENPYPYYRYVFSTGETIDSLSVKGYVEDALLKKPETFISVMLYEVDSTYSDSIVYKEKPRYITNTLDSVTTFSIDNIKAGTYKLIALKDKNSNYTFDQKNDKIGFYQEFITVPTDKDYKLTLFREKPNFKAVKPKQEGETKIMFPYEGSYENMRIKVLGDTPEGYSTRITKDTETDTLYYWYKPKFEIDTTFFIVTNEKYIDTFKHRFRNLDADTLSTKIISPRNLNYDKHFTLQASTPLETIDVSKISIIDKDSVSIEFNTKYDSILNQFKIPFKKEEGQKYAVKMLPGTFTDFYGHTNKDTITDVINTKMKSEYGNVRVKLINAKFPLIVQMVNNKGEVEYERYTTDLPVVDFTNIVPKLYDIRVVYDTNKNGKYDTGNYLLGIQPERVSYMPSAQLEEVRASFDFIYEFTLLD, encoded by the coding sequence ATGCGGTCATATCTTACACAAATTTTAGGCATTGCCACCTTAGCATTAGTAATTGCTAGCTGCGCTAATCGAGGTTCTCCGTCTGGCGGTGAGGAAGATACTGAACCACCTATAATTACCGATGAAAGCCCTAAAAATTTTTCGACTAATTTTAATGGTAATAAAATACGAATAACCTTTAACGAGTATATTAAAATTAAGGATCTTAGAAAGCAACTCATCATTTCGCCACCGATGGATACGGATCCAATAATTTATCCCATGGGAGGTGCAAGCAAGTATATTTCTATAGAAATAAAAGACACTTTAATGCCCAATACCACTTATGCTTTTAATTTTGGAGAAAGTATTGTAGATAATAATGAAGAGAACCCGTATCCATATTACCGTTATGTGTTTTCAACAGGCGAGACCATAGATTCACTTTCGGTAAAAGGCTATGTTGAAGATGCACTTTTAAAGAAGCCAGAAACTTTTATTTCAGTAATGTTGTATGAAGTAGATTCTACCTATTCAGATTCTATAGTTTACAAAGAAAAACCAAGATATATTACCAATACCTTAGATAGTGTTACCACCTTTAGTATAGACAATATAAAAGCAGGTACGTACAAGCTAATTGCCCTAAAGGATAAAAACAGTAATTATACTTTTGACCAGAAAAACGATAAGATTGGTTTTTATCAAGAGTTTATAACTGTACCAACTGATAAAGATTATAAGCTTACGTTGTTTAGGGAAAAGCCTAATTTTAAGGCTGTAAAACCAAAGCAAGAAGGCGAAACGAAAATTATGTTTCCTTATGAAGGGAGTTATGAAAATATGCGTATTAAAGTTTTAGGAGACACGCCAGAGGGTTATAGTACTAGAATTACAAAAGACACTGAAACCGATACGCTTTACTATTGGTATAAGCCAAAATTTGAAATAGATACAACGTTTTTTATCGTTACAAATGAGAAATATATAGATACCTTTAAACACCGTTTTAGAAATCTTGATGCAGATACGCTAAGTACAAAAATTATCTCTCCCAGAAATTTAAATTACGACAAACACTTTACTTTACAAGCAAGTACACCTCTAGAAACCATAGACGTCTCTAAAATAAGTATAATAGATAAAGACTCTGTTTCTATTGAATTTAATACAAAGTATGATTCTATTTTAAATCAATTTAAGATACCATTTAAAAAAGAAGAAGGCCAAAAATATGCTGTAAAAATGTTACCAGGTACTTTTACAGACTTTTATGGCCATACCAATAAGGATACAATAACAGATGTTATTAACACTAAAATGAAGTCAGAGTATGGAAATGTTAGAGTTAAACTAATTAATGCCAAGTTTCCATTGATTGTTCAAATGGTTAATAATAAGGGTGAAGTGGAATACGAGCGTTATACCACAGACTTACCAGTAGTAGATTTTACTAATATTGTACCAAAATTATATGATATTAGAGTGGTTTACGACACCAATAAAAATGGTAAATATGATACAGGTAATTACCTTTTAGGCATACAACCAGAACGTGTAAGCTATATGCCTTCAGCTCAGCTTGAGGAAGTAAGAGCTAGTTTCGATTTTATCTACGAATTTACACTTCTAGACTAA
- a CDS encoding ComF family protein: protein MFFPKVCEACNRALADNELIICTQCRHDLPVTNFHFDNTDTVKKVVYGRVKLELATALLHFSKKGAVQQLLHNLKYRGHQHISGFFGRWLGAELKTIDAYNEIEIVIPVPLYKTKLRQRGYNQVEQFGKAIAKALNADYNDTVLIKTKSTKTKVFEGRISRWNDDGAVFAISEDVALRGKHILLVDDIITTGATAEACATELLKIDNIKLSLATMAIAD from the coding sequence TTGTTCTTTCCTAAAGTCTGCGAAGCCTGTAACCGTGCTTTAGCAGATAATGAATTGATTATTTGTACCCAATGTCGGCACGATTTACCTGTTACCAATTTTCATTTCGATAATACAGATACTGTTAAAAAAGTAGTTTACGGTCGTGTAAAACTAGAACTAGCAACCGCACTTCTTCACTTTTCAAAAAAAGGTGCGGTACAACAGTTACTTCATAATTTAAAGTATAGAGGACACCAGCACATCAGTGGTTTTTTTGGTCGTTGGCTAGGAGCAGAATTAAAAACAATTGATGCCTACAATGAGATAGAAATAGTAATCCCAGTACCACTTTACAAAACAAAGCTAAGGCAACGCGGTTATAATCAAGTTGAGCAATTTGGAAAAGCAATAGCCAAAGCATTAAATGCAGACTATAATGATACTGTACTCATAAAAACAAAATCTACAAAAACTAAAGTATTTGAGGGTAGAATTTCTAGGTGGAATGATGATGGAGCTGTTTTTGCAATTAGTGAAGACGTAGCGTTGAGAGGAAAGCACATCTTACTTGTAGATGATATAATTACTACAGGAGCAACGGCAGAGGCCTGTGCTACAGAATTGTTAAAAATTGATAATATTAAGTTAAGTCTTGCTACCATGGCAATTGCAGATTGA
- a CDS encoding glycine--tRNA ligase, whose translation MANDDKFKKVISHAKEYGYVFQSSEIYDGLSAVYDYAQNGAELKKNIRDYWWKAMVQMHDNIVGIDAAIFMHPTTWKASGHVDAFNDPLIDNKDSKKRYRADVLVEDYCAKIEAKIEKEIKKAEKRFGDAFNKEEFVSTNGRVLGYQEKIDSILKRLGQSLEKEDLADVKALIEELEIADPLTGSRNWTDVKQFNLMFGTKLGASAEHAMDLYLRPETAQGIFVNFLNVQKTGRLKIPFGIAQTGKAFRNEIVARQFIFRMREFEQMEMQFFIKPGTQKEWFNYWKETRLKWHKSLGMGDDNYRFHDHEKLAHYADAATDIEFNFPFGFKELEGIHSRTDFDLKQHEEHSGKKLQYFDHEDNESYTPYVLETSIGLDRMFLAVFSNSLQDETLEDGSERTVLKLPAVLAPTKAAILPLVRKDEALTKMAKDIVDDLKWDFNVVYDEKDAVGRRYRRQDAAGTPFCITVDGESLEDNTVTIRHRDTMEQKRVKVEVLRDIIKKEVDVKEWLLKMK comes from the coding sequence ATGGCAAACGACGACAAATTCAAAAAGGTAATCTCTCATGCAAAAGAGTATGGTTACGTATTTCAGAGCAGCGAAATCTATGATGGTTTAAGTGCTGTATATGATTACGCACAAAATGGTGCAGAATTAAAGAAAAACATAAGAGACTATTGGTGGAAAGCCATGGTACAAATGCACGATAATATTGTTGGTATCGATGCCGCAATATTTATGCATCCAACCACTTGGAAAGCCTCTGGGCACGTAGATGCGTTCAACGATCCACTAATAGATAACAAAGACTCTAAAAAGCGATACAGGGCAGATGTTTTAGTAGAAGATTATTGTGCTAAAATTGAAGCTAAAATCGAAAAAGAGATTAAAAAAGCCGAAAAACGTTTTGGTGATGCCTTTAACAAAGAAGAATTTGTATCTACAAATGGTAGAGTTCTTGGTTACCAAGAAAAAATCGATTCTATTCTAAAGCGTTTAGGTCAGTCTTTAGAAAAAGAAGATTTAGCCGATGTAAAAGCCTTAATTGAAGAATTAGAAATTGCCGATCCGTTAACAGGAAGTCGTAACTGGACAGATGTTAAGCAATTCAACCTTATGTTTGGCACCAAGCTAGGAGCCAGTGCCGAACACGCTATGGATTTATATCTTAGACCAGAAACAGCTCAAGGTATTTTTGTAAACTTCTTAAATGTTCAGAAAACTGGACGACTAAAAATTCCTTTCGGAATTGCACAGACAGGTAAAGCCTTTAGAAATGAAATTGTAGCCAGACAATTTATCTTTAGAATGCGCGAGTTTGAACAAATGGAAATGCAGTTCTTCATTAAACCAGGAACGCAAAAAGAATGGTTTAACTATTGGAAAGAAACCCGTTTAAAATGGCATAAATCTTTAGGTATGGGAGACGACAATTACCGTTTCCATGACCACGAAAAATTAGCACACTACGCAGATGCTGCTACAGATATAGAATTTAATTTCCCATTTGGTTTTAAAGAATTAGAAGGGATTCACTCACGTACAGATTTCGATTTAAAACAACACGAAGAGCACTCTGGAAAAAAGCTACAGTACTTCGATCACGAAGACAACGAAAGTTACACTCCCTATGTCTTAGAAACATCCATAGGTCTAGATCGTATGTTCTTAGCGGTTTTCTCCAATAGTCTACAAGACGAAACTTTAGAAGACGGAAGCGAAAGAACGGTATTAAAACTGCCTGCTGTATTAGCACCTACTAAAGCCGCTATTCTACCTTTGGTAAGAAAGGATGAAGCCTTAACCAAAATGGCAAAAGACATTGTTGACGATCTTAAATGGGATTTCAACGTGGTATATGATGAAAAAGACGCTGTAGGTAGACGTTACAGAAGACAAGATGCTGCTGGCACACCATTTTGTATTACGGTAGATGGCGAAAGTTTAGAAGACAACACAGTAACCATACGCCATAGAGATACTATGGAACAAAAGCGCGTTAAAGTTGAAGTATTAAGAGATATCATTAAAAAAGAAGTGGATGTTAAGGAATGGTTGCTGAAGATGAAATAA
- a CDS encoding DUF3575 domain-containing protein, translating to MKKLLLVLLMGFSILAIYAQHEQSNQEEQTNTDVYFGKQEVKLNALFLIAGAIDVGYEYILKEESSLGIHAMVAYDDSIRDNIQYFISPYYRYYFGEKYAAGFFLEGFGMLNSSERDLDLLFDDGEENYVTDFALGIGLGGKWITKSGFIGEIYVGYGRNLFKADESEYDLIGKGGISIGYRF from the coding sequence ATGAAAAAGCTACTACTTGTATTGCTAATGGGTTTCTCAATTTTAGCCATTTACGCCCAACACGAACAATCTAATCAAGAAGAACAAACTAATACTGATGTGTATTTTGGCAAACAAGAAGTTAAGTTAAATGCACTATTCCTTATTGCTGGGGCAATTGACGTTGGTTATGAGTATATTTTAAAAGAAGAATCTAGTTTAGGAATTCACGCAATGGTTGCTTATGATGATAGTATTAGAGACAATATTCAATATTTTATTTCACCATATTATAGATATTATTTTGGTGAGAAATATGCTGCAGGATTCTTTTTGGAAGGGTTTGGAATGCTAAACTCTTCCGAACGAGATTTAGATTTACTTTTTGATGACGGTGAAGAGAATTATGTGACAGATTTTGCTCTTGGTATTGGCTTAGGAGGTAAATGGATAACTAAAAGTGGATTCATAGGGGAAATTTATGTTGGTTATGGTCGAAATCTTTTTAAAGCAGATGAATCTGAATATGATTTAATTGGCAAAGGAGGTATAAGTATTGGTTATAGATTTTAG
- a CDS encoding exodeoxyribonuclease III gives MKIASYNVNGIRAAINKGFIDWLQATNPDVICLQEIKAMEDQLDLDLFTNAGYEYNYWFSAQKKGYSGVAILCKKEPNHVEFGTGIESMDFEGRNLRVDYDMVSVMSMYLPSGTNDARLAHKFEYMDLIHEYLNELQNEKPNLVVCGDYNICHEPIDIHNPKMKGVSGFLPEEREWLGDFIDSGFIDSFRYLHPEKQEFSWWSYRANSRANNKGWRLDYAMVSQPLQENIKRSVILTEAIHSDHCPILLELDL, from the coding sequence ATGAAAATAGCTTCGTACAATGTTAATGGTATAAGAGCTGCCATAAATAAAGGGTTTATAGATTGGCTACAAGCCACAAATCCAGACGTTATTTGTCTACAGGAAATTAAAGCTATGGAAGACCAACTCGATTTAGACCTTTTTACAAATGCAGGCTATGAGTATAATTATTGGTTTAGCGCACAAAAAAAAGGCTATAGTGGTGTTGCCATTCTCTGCAAAAAAGAACCCAACCATGTTGAGTTTGGCACAGGAATAGAATCTATGGATTTTGAAGGCAGAAACCTTAGAGTAGACTACGACATGGTATCTGTTATGAGCATGTACTTACCTTCTGGTACCAACGATGCAAGATTGGCTCATAAATTTGAATATATGGATTTAATCCATGAGTATTTAAATGAACTACAAAACGAAAAACCTAATCTTGTGGTTTGTGGAGACTACAATATTTGCCATGAGCCTATTGATATTCATAACCCAAAAATGAAAGGCGTTTCTGGTTTTTTACCAGAAGAACGCGAATGGTTAGGTGATTTTATTGATAGTGGTTTTATTGACAGTTTTAGATACTTACATCCTGAAAAACAAGAGTTTTCTTGGTGGAGTTACAGAGCCAACTCACGAGCCAACAATAAAGGTTGGAGATTAGACTATGCAATGGTTAGCCAACCCTTACAAGAAAACATAAAACGAAGCGTTATACTCACTGAAGCAATACACAGCGATCATTGCCCTATTTTACTAGAATTAGACTTATAA
- a CDS encoding OmpA family protein, producing the protein MIKKISLLAFLLLSITSCVSKKIYTDLEDKYANLKKDNRALTEEVEALSADKNKLTNDLNSLQAAYDEAVKERDQLRSDYAATKTNLDNLKASYDALEKNSSAEIAKNSQKNRELLAQLEAKEQALIAENERLEKLKKELESRSQRVAELESVIAAKDANMRALKDAISKALTNFEGKGLTVEQRDGKVYVSMENKLLFESGSWYVGAQGKQAVKQLGSVLAENPDIAILIEGHTDNVPYKGNAQLSGNWDLSTKRATAIVNILRENNAINPENLTAAGRGEYAPVASNDTSEGRAKNRRIEVILTPKLDEISKLLNDI; encoded by the coding sequence ATGATAAAAAAAATTTCATTATTAGCATTTTTATTATTGTCAATAACCTCTTGTGTCTCAAAAAAAATATACACCGATCTAGAGGACAAATATGCCAATCTAAAAAAAGACAACAGAGCCTTAACTGAAGAGGTAGAAGCGCTATCTGCAGACAAAAACAAATTAACTAATGACCTAAACAGCCTGCAAGCTGCCTATGACGAGGCTGTAAAAGAACGAGATCAATTACGCTCAGACTATGCAGCTACAAAAACTAATCTCGACAATTTAAAAGCATCTTACGATGCATTAGAAAAAAATAGTTCTGCTGAAATTGCCAAAAACTCTCAAAAAAACAGAGAACTTCTAGCCCAATTAGAAGCCAAAGAACAAGCCCTTATTGCCGAAAATGAGCGTTTAGAAAAATTAAAAAAAGAACTGGAAAGCAGATCGCAACGCGTTGCAGAATTAGAAAGCGTAATTGCCGCTAAAGACGCTAACATGCGTGCTCTAAAAGATGCTATTTCTAAAGCCTTAACTAATTTTGAAGGCAAAGGTCTTACCGTAGAGCAACGCGATGGTAAAGTTTACGTATCCATGGAAAACAAGTTGCTTTTTGAATCTGGCAGTTGGTATGTTGGTGCACAAGGAAAGCAAGCCGTAAAACAATTAGGAAGCGTTTTGGCAGAAAATCCAGACATTGCCATTTTAATAGAAGGCCATACAGACAATGTACCTTACAAAGGCAATGCGCAATTAAGTGGTAACTGGGATTTATCGACCAAGCGTGCTACAGCAATCGTAAATATTCTAAGAGAAAATAATGCGATTAATCCTGAAAACTTAACAGCTGCAGGACGAGGCGAATATGCACCTGTTGCCTCTAATGACACTTCAGAAGGCAGGGCAAAAAATCGTAGAATTGAAGTGATTTTAACACCAAAACTTGATGAGATTTCAAAATTGTTGAATGATATTTAA
- a CDS encoding aldo/keto reductase, giving the protein MKYTTLPNTDIKVSKICLGTMTWGNQNTQDEGFAQMDLALDKGVNFFDVAELYPVPATAETYAETERIIGNWFTKTGNRDKVVLATKIAGPGDYTAHIRTTGFSKQALNEAVDNSLKRLQTDYIDLYQLHWPERSTNTFGLRDYVHNANDGWEDNFNEILHNLDEIIKSGKIRHIGLSNEKAWGTMRYLEESKYNNLPRMITIQNAYSLLCRPFEGDLAEIAHRENIGLLAYSPMAFGVLSGKYIKGTAADNARLKLFPRFARYSSDQATEATKRYLQIAEDNNMSLAQMSLAFVNQRPFVTSNIIGATSIKQLEENIESINITLSNDMLKAINDVHASIPNPAT; this is encoded by the coding sequence ATGAAATATACAACCTTACCAAATACAGATATAAAAGTTAGTAAAATATGTTTAGGCACCATGACTTGGGGCAATCAAAACACACAAGATGAAGGGTTTGCCCAAATGGATTTGGCTTTAGACAAAGGCGTTAACTTTTTTGATGTTGCTGAACTATATCCTGTACCAGCAACAGCCGAAACCTATGCTGAAACTGAGCGTATTATTGGTAACTGGTTTACAAAAACAGGTAATAGAGATAAGGTTGTTTTAGCTACTAAAATTGCTGGTCCTGGCGATTATACTGCTCACATAAGAACTACTGGTTTTAGCAAACAAGCATTAAATGAAGCTGTTGACAACAGTCTAAAACGATTACAAACAGATTACATAGATTTATACCAATTGCACTGGCCAGAGCGCAGTACAAACACATTTGGCCTAAGAGATTATGTTCATAATGCCAATGATGGCTGGGAAGATAATTTCAATGAAATTTTACACAATCTTGATGAAATTATTAAATCTGGAAAAATTAGACACATAGGTTTATCTAATGAGAAAGCTTGGGGAACCATGCGCTACTTAGAAGAGTCTAAATACAATAATTTACCAAGAATGATTACCATTCAGAATGCATATTCTCTTCTATGCAGACCTTTTGAAGGTGATTTGGCAGAAATTGCACACAGAGAAAATATTGGTTTACTAGCCTACTCACCTATGGCATTTGGTGTTTTATCTGGTAAGTACATCAAAGGTACTGCTGCAGATAATGCAAGGTTAAAACTGTTTCCAAGATTTGCTAGATATAGTAGTGATCAGGCAACAGAAGCCACTAAGCGATACCTACAAATAGCCGAAGATAATAATATGTCTTTAGCGCAAATGTCTTTGGCATTTGTTAACCAAAGACCTTTTGTAACAAGTAATATTATTGGCGCTACAAGTATAAAACAGCTTGAAGAAAACATTGAAAGTATCAACATAACCTTATCAAATGATATGCTAAAAGCCATTAATGATGTTCATGCATCCATACCAAATCCTGCAACTTAG